From one Eleginops maclovinus isolate JMC-PN-2008 ecotype Puerto Natales chromosome 7, JC_Emac_rtc_rv5, whole genome shotgun sequence genomic stretch:
- the LOC134867355 gene encoding LOW QUALITY PROTEIN: myosin light chain kinase, smooth muscle-like (The sequence of the model RefSeq protein was modified relative to this genomic sequence to represent the inferred CDS: deleted 1 base in 1 codon), protein MTDPRMSSPSSLVSKVTGLSPGCGSRSNEPPAFILPPRNNRVPLGGFACLEGRVRGHPEPRVTWLREGRAVIGGERSVMEQRGRGYFSLKVGRVREEDAGPYTCLATNQEGSRQVTVEILLEDTSRKAFLLSSSGFRSAAPMELPSIWGISPPKFITKPNRVFAKLGERGKFIAKTTGRPPPLVTWYKGEAELHPCGRVMIYERSGLHFLEIKEVCLEDAGSYSCLIANHAGRATAITELNIQGVPEDSASTGAASTWRIRPPVQLPLEAARRTATPQVQSVLSPDPELTRSVQEPRSSRAVRRSNPRSEAIPLDQEATEGGRGSLQGRSGSKVTEVRGANQVPRFLRRLTDMKVMDGSVVTMMVELTGFPLPEVVWLHDGQEVSETEDFQLLRDGARCSLLIQEVFPEDTGLYSCRAVNQFGEDRTQCHLTVEEPQDGVQPWFITRPKPVSAVVGQHVLLSCAVAGDPFPEFTWTRAGRPLTSGGDYELLQKEDIISLLIRRVSDLHAGEYVITLRNHVGQSSDMACLSLTDGETDRQTGRQDDRGRRGGGAVRGGEQQSSRVSRQEANEQQKKNLQQEEQQKKNLTLLQQQKKKKEDQDCPPAEEVQQLDFRSLLGLRAFKNSREEDEEAREEERRRQSSIIMDFKANLKGVKKAEDRKGGVPQQVDFRAVLGKKSAKPTEKNVEEGNMKTSPEKNGEKMAVNNCVDGGVNEKKAAKMAPEFGEKLSDVTVLDGQRLRLQCRLNAAEPATITWTLDGKTIKPSKFIVLANEDGLCSLTIGKALPEDEGEYKCRAENSAGKAESCCMVLVDDPAENSVSDKKKTKGPTSESEARIKKPTTKTPPKQALPPQILQFPEDMKILAGETVEILCKFSGAPPITCTWLKFRKPIQEASDISIESTDSSSKLTISSGQQEHCGCYTIELRNIYSLRQAALNLTIVDKPDPPARVPAASDVRRSSLTLSWYGPTYDGGSAVQSYNLEIWNSVDGQWKHLASCNSTSYNVQDLLPERQYKFRVRAENMYGVGEPSVESEPVTVGLVDNDDEAEVEEEDEDSEKEPDYRDVSIRTDVKVKELYDVEERLGTGKFGQVFKLVEKATKKVWAGKFIKAYSAKEKDNVRHEIGIMNSLHHPKLVQCIDAFEGKSDIVMVLEMISGGELFERIIDEDFELTEREVIKYMLQIIDGVNFIHKQGIVHLDLKPENIMCVGKTGSKIKLIDFGLARRLENAGTLKVLFGTPEFVAPEVINYEAISYPTDMWSIGVICYILLSGLSPFMGDNDNETLSNVTSASWDFEDEAFDEISENAKDFITNLLKKDMKARLTCALCYEHKWLKQDTNTMTAKKLSKERMKKYILRRKWQKTGHAVRAIGRLSSMAMMAGVSAKKGSPTEEDNQFLECLEYEQKTECKPTFSSVIKDVEVVEGSAARFDCKIEGYPDPEVVWYKDEKPIKETRHFQIDYDEEGNCSLVISEVSGDDDAKYTVKAVNSLGEATCTAELLVEVMAGEEEEEEEEEEEE, encoded by the exons ATACATCCAGGAAGGCGTTCCTGCTCTCGTCCTCGGG GTTCCGCTCTGCGGCCCCTATGGAGCTGCCCAGTATATGGGGCATAAGTCCACCGAAGTTCATCACCAAACCGAACCGAGTGTTTGCTAAACTCGGAGAGAGAGGGAAGTTCATCGCCAAGACAACGGGACGCCCCCCCCCCTTG GTCACATGGTACAAG GGGGAGGCGGAGCTTCATCCCTGTGGGCGGGTCATGATCTACGAGCGCTCGGGCCTCCACTTCCTGGAGATAAAGGAGGTTTGCCTGGAGGACGCAGGAAGTTACTCGTGTTTGATCGCCAACCACGCAGGACGCGCCACCGCCATCACAGAGCTCAACATTCAGG GTGTTCCAGAAGACTCGGCCAG CACCGGGGCAGCCTCTACTTGGAGGATCAGACCTCCTGTACAGCTCCCTCTGGAGGCTGCCAGGAGAACTGCAACTCCTCAG GTGCAGTCGGTGTTGAGTCCGGATCCAGAACTGACCCGTTCTGTCCAGGAACCAAGGAGCAGCAG GGCGGTGAGGAGGTCAAACCCGCGGTCCGAGGCCATTCCTCTGGACCAGGAGGCCACGGAAGGAGGTCGGG GTTCACTGCAGGGTCGCAgcgggtcaaaggtcacagagGTCAGGGGAGCCAATCAGGTGCCGCGATTCCTCCGCCGCCTCACGGACATGAAGGTGATGGACGGCAGCGTGGTGACCATGATGGTGGAGCTGAccg GTTTCCCCCTTCCGGAGGTGGTGTGGCTCCACGATGGGCAGGAGGTTTCGGAGACGGAGGACTTTCAGCTCCTGCGGGACGGGGCTCGCTGCTCGCTGCTGATCCAGGAGGTTTTCCCAGAGGATACCGGGCTGTACAGCTGCCGGGCCGTGAACCAGTTTGGGGAGGACCGGACCCAGTGCCATCTCACTGTGGAGG aGCCCCAGGACGGGGTGCAGCCCTGGTTCATCACAAGGCCCAAACCGGTCAGTGCCGTTGTGGGCCAACACGTCCTCCTGTCATGCGCCGTCGCCGGAGACCCTTTCCCCGAGTTCACCTGGACCAGAGCCGGACGACCTCTGACCTCCGGAGGAGACTACGAACTGCTGCAGAAAGAGGACATCATCTCACTGCTGATCAG gaGGGTTTCAGATCTTCACGCCGGAGAGTACGTAATCACCCTGAG GAACCATGTTGGGCAGTCCAGCGATAtggcctgtctgtctctcactgatggagagacagacagacagacaggacgaCAGGACGACAG aggacgaagaggaggaggagcagtgagaggaggcgagcagcagagcagcagagtcAGTAGGCAGGAGGCCAacgagcagcagaagaagaacctgcagcaggaggagcagcaaaAGAAGAACCTGAcgctcctgcagcagcagaagaagaagaaggaggaccAGGACTGTCCTCCTGCAGAGGAGGTGCAGCAGCTCGACTTTCGCTCGCTCCTGGGACTCCGAGCGTTCAAAAACAGCCGGGAAGAAGACGAGGAGGCGAGGGAAGAAGAGCGCCGCCGCCAAAGCAGCATCATCATGGACTTCAAGGCTAACCTGAAAGGGGTAAAGAAGGCGGAGGATCGGAAAGGAGGCGTGCCGCAGCAGGTCGACTTCCGCGCCGTGCTGGGGAAGAAGAGCGCCAAACCGACCGAGAAAAAC GTGGAAGAAGGCAACATGAAAACGAGCCCCGAGAAGAACGGCGAGAAGATGGCAGTGAACAACTGCGTGGACGGGGGGGTTAACGAGAAGAAGGCGGCAAAAATGGCGCCAGAGTTTGGTGAGAAGCTGAGCGACGTGACGGTGTTAGACGGGCAGCGCCTCCGTCTGCAGTGCCGTCTCAATGCCGCCGAGCCCGCAACCATCACCTGGACGCTGGATGGGAAAACAATTAAACCCTCCAAGTTCATCGTCCTCGCCAAcgaag aCGGTCTGTGCTCCCTGACTATAGGGAAAGCTCTTCCTGAGGATGAAGGAGAATATAAATGCAGAGCTGAGAATTCAGCAGGGAAAGCTGAGAGCTGCTGCATGGTGCTGGTGGACG atcCGGCAGAAAACTCCGTCTCTGATAAAAAGAAGACGAAGGGTCCGACCTCCGAGA GTGAAGCCAGAATAAAGAAACCGACCACCAAGACTCCTCCAAAAcaag CCTTACCTCCTCAGATCCTGCAGTTCCCAGAGGATATGAAGATCTTGGCGGGGGAGACTGTGGAGATCCTCTGCAAATTCTCCGGAGCTCCTCCCATCACCTGCACCTGGCTGAAGTTTAGGAAACca atccAAGAGGCATCAGATATCTCCATAGAGAGCACGGACAGCAGCAGTAAACTGACCATCAGCAGCGGTCAGCAGGAACACTGTGGCTGCTACACCATCGAGCTGAGGAACATCTACAGCCTCCGCCAGGCGGCTCTCAACCTCACCATCGTCG ATAAACCCGACCCCCCAGCAAGGGTTCCTGCAGCCTCAGATGTCCGGAGGTCCAGCCTGACGCTGTCATGGTATGGTCCGACCTACGACGGAGGCAGCGCCGTTCAGTCCTACAACCTGGAGATCTGGAACTCTGTGGACGGGCAGTGGAAACACCTGGCGTCCTGCAACAGCACCTCCTACAACGTGCAG GACCTTCTTCCCGAGCGTCAGTATAAGTTCCGTGTCCGGGCGGAGAACATGTACGGAGTCGGAGAGCCGAGTGTCGAGTCTGAACCCGTCACGGTGGGGCTGGTGGACAATG ATGATGAGgctgaggtggaggaggaggatgaag ACTCGGAGAAAGAGCCCGACTACAGAGACGTTTCCATCCGGACAGACGTGAAGGTGAAGGAGCTGTATGACGTGGAGGAGAGGCTGGGAAC GGGGAAGTTTGGTCAGGTCTTCAAACTGGTGGAGAAGGCGACGAAAAAGGTGTGGGCGGGGAAGTTCATCAAGGCGTACTCGGCGAAGGAGAAGGACAACGTGCGGCACGAGATCGGCATCATGAACAGCCTACATCACCCCAAACTGGTGCAGTGCATCGACGCCTTCGAGGGGAAGTCCGACATCGTCATGGTGCTTGAGAT GATCTCGGGCGGAGAGCTGTTTGAGCGGATCATCGATGAGGACTTTGAGCTGACGGAGAGGGAGGTGATCAAGTACATGCTGCAGATCATCGACGGGGTCAACTTCATCCACAAACAGGGCATCGTACACCTCGACCTCAAACCAGAAAACATCATGTGTGTCGGGAAAACCGGAAGCAAAATCAAACTCATTGACTTTGGCCTCGCCAGGCGACTAG AAAACGCTGGGACTCTGAAGGTCTTGTTCGGGACTCCGGAGTTTGTGGCCCCTGAAGTGATCAACTATGAAGCCATCAGTTATCCCACCGACATGTGGAGTATAGGAGTCATCTGTTATATACT GCTGAGCGGTCTGTCTCCCTTTATGGGCGACAACGACAACGAGACTCTGTCCAACGTGACCTCGGCCTCCTGGGACTTTGAGGACGAGGCCTTCGACGAAATCTCTGAAAACGCTAAAGACTTTATCACCAACCTGCTGAAGAAAGACATGAA ggcacGCCTCACCTGTGCTCTGTGCTATGAACACAAATGGCTGAAACAGGACACCAACACCATGACGGCCAAGAAGCTCTCCAAAGAAAGGATGAAGAAGTACATCCTGAGGAGGAAATGGCAG AAAACGGGTCACGCTGTCCGAGCCATTGGCCGGCTGTCGTCCATGGCCATGATGGCCGGAGTCAGCGCCAAGAAGGGATCGCCCACTgaag aggatAACCAGTTCCTGGAGTGTTTGGAGTACGAGCAGAAGACGGAGTGTAAGCCGACCTTCAGCTCGGTCATTAAAGAcgtggaggtggtggagggcaGCGCCGCTCGCTTCGACTGCAAGATAGAAG GTTACCCCGACCCAGAGGTGGTGTGGTACAAAGACGAAAAGCCGATCAAAGAGACCCGGCACTTCCAGATCGACTATGACGAAGAAGGAAACTGTAGTCTGGTCAtttcagag GTGTCGGGAGACGACGACGCCAAATACACGGTGAAGGCGGTGAACAGTCTGGGGGAGGCAACCTGCACCGCcgagctgctggtggaggtgatggctggagaggaggaggaagaggaggaggaggaagaagaggaataA